One window from the genome of Methanobacteriaceae archaeon encodes:
- a CDS encoding alpha/beta hydrolase, whose amino-acid sequence MAHESSFPQSEWQNEYLTAYLKVMKLWKVEHQSYEVETSFGTTHMNICGPENAPTLILLHAASVGSAEWYANVVSWCKDFRILAIDTIGDCGWSKATKKMKKREDYNEWLLEIMDNFDFDKASFIGHSYGGWLAMNMAIANPDKVDKLVLLAPAASIQSFKFLIKLGLKMPKLPVNISAEKILKMMAAGDFQPKSEFIDLMDVVNRNCRPQMVFPTVYSDNELKSITNPTLLLLGDQESIYSPLKAVKRARKFIPNIKSDIILQAGHLLNMEQAEKVNYKVLKFLNSD is encoded by the coding sequence ATGGCTCATGAAAGTTCATTTCCTCAATCTGAATGGCAAAATGAATATTTAACGGCTTATCTTAAAGTCATGAAACTTTGGAAAGTAGAACATCAATCTTATGAAGTGGAAACCAGCTTTGGAACTACTCATATGAACATATGTGGTCCTGAAAATGCACCTACTTTAATACTATTACATGCAGCTTCTGTAGGTTCTGCGGAGTGGTATGCTAATGTAGTTTCATGGTGTAAAGATTTTAGAATTCTGGCCATTGATACTATTGGTGATTGTGGATGGAGCAAAGCCACTAAAAAGATGAAAAAAAGGGAAGATTATAATGAATGGCTTCTGGAAATAATGGATAATTTTGATTTTGATAAAGCCAGTTTCATTGGCCACTCTTATGGTGGATGGCTAGCTATGAATATGGCCATTGCTAATCCGGATAAAGTGGATAAACTGGTTCTATTAGCTCCTGCCGCTTCAATACAATCATTTAAATTTCTAATAAAACTGGGATTAAAAATGCCAAAACTTCCAGTGAATATTTCTGCAGAAAAGATTCTTAAAATGATGGCTGCTGGAGATTTTCAGCCTAAATCGGAGTTCATAGATTTAATGGATGTAGTTAATCGGAATTGCAGACCACAAATGGTTTTCCCTACTGTTTACTCTGATAATGAACTCAAGAGCATTACCAACCCTACATTACTTTTACTAGGTGATCAAGAATCTATTTATTCTCCTTTAAAAGCTGTTAAAAGAGCCAGAAAATTCATTCCTAATATTAAATCAGATATTATTCTTCAAGCAGGTCACTTATTAAATATGGAACAAGCTGAAAAAGTCAACTATAAGGTTTTGAAGTTCCTAAATTCAGATTAA
- a CDS encoding tetratricopeptide repeat protein, whose protein sequence is MQDSDFKTNKDKINEEAIPWFEKGNDYFMAGEFKEALLSYDKALEFDPENSKIWDNRGVVLADLGWHVEAIESFEIALDLEPDNSKAWSNMGVSLGASNRFEEAINCFDRAIELDPEDDDAWSNRGTAYFSMAQYEKSLESFNKALDINSNNPGALAGKGSALRFLRRYEEAAVALEKFMKKAPEDLLHMREEAWAILLEIKLIMERENQENRN, encoded by the coding sequence ATGCAGGATTCTGATTTTAAAACTAATAAAGATAAAATCAATGAAGAGGCAATACCTTGGTTTGAAAAAGGAAATGATTATTTCATGGCTGGAGAATTCAAGGAAGCTCTTTTATCTTATGATAAAGCACTGGAATTTGATCCTGAAAACAGTAAAATATGGGATAATCGTGGAGTTGTTCTGGCGGATTTGGGATGGCATGTAGAAGCAATAGAGTCATTTGAAATTGCTCTGGATCTGGAACCTGATAATTCAAAAGCCTGGTCTAATATGGGAGTCTCTTTAGGCGCTTCCAATAGATTCGAAGAGGCTATAAACTGCTTTGATAGGGCGATAGAACTCGACCCAGAAGATGATGATGCCTGGAGTAACAGAGGCACTGCTTATTTTAGTATGGCCCAGTATGAAAAATCACTTGAAAGTTTTAATAAGGCATTAGATATAAATTCTAATAATCCTGGTGCACTAGCTGGTAAAGGATCAGCATTACGTTTTCTAAGGAGATATGAAGAAGCAGCAGTAGCATTGGAAAAATTCATGAAAAAGGCCCCTGAAGATTTATTACATATGCGTGAAGAAGCCTGGGCGATTCTTTTAGAGATAAAACTAATTATGGAACGTGAAAATCAGGAAAATAGAAATTAA
- a CDS encoding methyltransferase domain-containing protein → MDSQFKIEGPIFIGRSWAEYLKMFDLDLEKLDNKKILDCASGASSFTHFLSKNGIDASAVDILYDKDPEFLKKRCKEHLMALVNSLGKMEEEFIWSFFKNLDDLKSHRMQSCLDFNRDYKLYMGKKYIKADLTQLPFEDNSFDMVLCAHLLFIYDHRLNWNFHLSAVEEMVRVSSNEVRIYPLVKNKGKKSIFVDKLIKNLPESMETEIVEVDYQFRRGGNEMLRIVK, encoded by the coding sequence ATGGATTCACAGTTTAAAATTGAAGGACCAATATTCATAGGCCGTAGCTGGGCGGAATATTTAAAAATGTTTGATTTGGATTTGGAAAAATTAGATAACAAAAAAATTTTAGACTGTGCATCTGGGGCCAGTTCATTTACCCATTTTTTATCAAAAAATGGTATAGATGCATCTGCAGTTGATATATTATATGATAAAGATCCTGAATTTCTAAAAAAAAGGTGTAAAGAACATTTAATGGCACTGGTTAACTCATTAGGAAAAATGGAAGAGGAATTTATCTGGAGTTTTTTTAAAAATCTTGATGATCTAAAAAGCCATCGTATGCAATCTTGTTTGGATTTTAACAGAGATTATAAATTGTATATGGGAAAGAAATATATTAAAGCAGATTTAACCCAATTACCCTTTGAAGATAATAGTTTTGATATGGTGTTGTGTGCACACCTTTTGTTTATATATGACCACCGTTTGAATTGGAACTTTCATCTGAGTGCAGTTGAGGAAATGGTTCGAGTATCATCTAATGAAGTGCGAATTTATCCATTGGTAAAAAATAAAGGAAAAAAATCTATTTTTGTGGATAAATTAATTAAAAACTTACCTGAAAGTATGGAAACTGAAATAGTAGAAGTAGATTACCAGTTTCGAAGGGGAGGAAATGAAATGCTAAGGATAGTTAAATGA